Within Halopelagius longus, the genomic segment GAGAGGCCAAGCGGGCGATAGACGACCGGCGCGCGCAGTAACCGACGCCGACCACCCCTTCTCCGATTCGTCACGTCGCGGCCCGACGGCGAGTCGCCGCCGTCGGCCGCGCTCGTCGCCCCGTCGTCGGCCGTCGCCCTGACGCGATTGGAAAAACTCTAATGACTCGTCTACCGAGAATGGAGTATGCAACCGCTACAGTTCGCTGTCCCGCTCGACGCCCTCGAGGTGTTAGAGCCGTTCATCACCTACATCATCTTGGGTCTCGTCCTCGTCAACATGGTGACGCGGATTCTCGCGCACCGGAAGCACGTGAACCAAGCGGAAGACGGCGATGACGACGAAGAACTCTCGCGGTTCCTCCCACACAGCGTGACGACGGTGTTACTCGTCCTCGCGTCGTTCATCATGCTGCTCCTCGAACCGCACGGAGGGATGGTGATGTCCGTGCTGGCGCTCGGACTGCTGCTCACGGACTTCTTCGAGTACGAATCGCGCCGCGTCGAAGCCCGCACCGACAAGAAAATCGAGAAGCCCAAGGCCGCGGTCGGTGCCTCGGTGCTCCTGCTCATGTACGCCGCGTTCCAAGCCCTCTTCTTCCTCGTGGCGGACTACTGGAACGCCGTCGTCTGAACGCGCGTTCGTCCGTTGAGCGGGAGACGCCCGGTCCGACCGACGCGGACCGGCGACTCGCCGTAGCGGTCTACGTTCGGAGCCTCTTCTGTAGTTCGCGTTCGGACAGGATCAAGACCGCGTCCGACCGGCCGATCCCGGGACGCGGAGGAGCGGAATCTCCCCGTCGGCGTCGATCTCGACCGGTACGTCCGGGGGAACGTCCCGGGCCACCTCGTCGTCGAGGATGAGCGAGACGGCGGCGTCGTCGCGCCGCACCGAGAGCGTGACGGGCGATTGGAGCACCCACGAGTCCGTCGTCGTCGCGTAGGGAGCGATGGGGACGACGGCGAGGCCGGCGTCGGCGTCGAGGACGGACCCTCCGGCGGCACGAGCGTACCCCGCACTTCCGAGCGGAGTCGCCGCGACGACGCCGTCGGCCCGGAACGAGTCCACCTCCGCTCTCCCCCCGGCGTCCGTCGGGCCGTCCGACGGACGTCGCTCCGCGACCGAGTACTCGGAGATTCGAGCGGGTTCGCTCGTCATCAGCGTCACGTCCGTCAGCGCGCGTCCGGCCGTCTCCCCGTCGACGCGGACGCTCACCGTCGGGTGACGGACCGTCCACGCCTCGCCGGAGCGGACGGCTTCGACGGCCGTTCCGACCGCCGACCGGTCGAGCGAGTAGCGGCCGTACCCGGCGTCGACGGGGAGAACGGGCGGGGTTTCGCCGTCGAGGGCGGAGAGAAGCGCCGCTTCGCCGACTGCGAGGACGGCGTCCGCGTCGTCGGCGTCGCCGTCGAGCGAGACGGCGTCGAACGGAACGTCGGCGGCGACTTCGGCGGCGACGACGCCGCCCGCGTCTTCGACGGCGGCGGCCACCGCGGACGCCTCCGAATCGCCGCGGACGACGAACGCCGGTGCGTCCTCGCCGCTCACGTTCGTCCCCCCGCCGACGCCGCGGTCCCCCGCTCGCAGATGCGAGACATCGTCACCGGGTACGCCGCGACGCGGTAAAAGAGTCGGCGGTTCGACGGAGTGTTCCCGGACCGAGTCGTCCGCGGCGCACCGTCTCTCAGTACGGCCAGTCGCCGGTAATCTTCATGCCCTCGGCGTGGTCCTCGGCTTCGAGGGCGGCGGCGATGTCCTCCGGGTCCTTCCGCGGCACCTCGGCGTCCTCTGCGGCGAGGTCGACCGTCAGTTCGGTCAGGAGGATGGCCTGTTCGCGGAGCGTCCGCGGTTCGAGTTTGTCGAGGGTGTCGGCGAACGTGTGGCCCCACCCGCGCCCGCGGCCCTCCGATTCGCTCGCGACCATGTAGCCCGGCACGCCGTGTTGGACGAACGGCCAGTGGTCGCTGTGCGGCATCTGTTGGGGGACGGTTGACATCGGGTGGTCGAAGCGGTCCGACACCGCCTCGACGGCGTTTTCGAGGACGTCGAAGCCGTGCGTGTAAAACGAGAGCGTCCGCCCCTCGACGACGCCGTCGTTGTTCACGACGGCCTTGATTCGCTCTCGGTCCTCGCCCATCCGCTCGGACTCGTGGGCCGACCCGACGAGGCCCACCTCCTCCGCGCCGAAGCAGACGAACCGGACGCGCGTGTCGAGTTCGTCCTCGCGGGCGGCGAGTGCGCGCGCCACCTCGACGACCACGGCGGTGCCCGCGCCGTTGTCCAACGCGCCCTCCGCGATGTCGTGGGCGTCGAGGTGGCTCGTGACGAGAACCTCCTCCTCGGTGTCGGGTCCGAGTTCGGCGTGGACGTTGCCGCTCTCGGCGGGGTACGCCTCGCAGTCGACGGAGACGGTCACCGCCTCGCCCTCGAACCGGCGGGCGAGTCGCGCGCCCACCTCCTTGCTGACGCCGACGGCGGGGACGTCGCCGATGGGCGACTCCTCGGTGCCGACGCTCCCCGTCGAGGGGAGACAGCCCTCCACGTGGTTGCGGAAGACGAACGCCGCCGCGCCCGCCTCGACGGCGTGGTAGTACTTCTCGCGGCGGTGGATGAACCGCTCGTAGTGGTCCGGAACCGTCGAAGAGACCATCGCCACCTTCCCCGAGAGGTCCTGCTCGAAGTCCTCTGGGAGGCCGTAGCCCAAATCGACCAGTTCCCCGGACGCCTCCTCGGACGGACTCCGCGGGAGGGCGATGCAGTCCTGTTCGGTGTCGCCCGCGCGGACGGCGCTGTCGCCGCGAGACCACCCCTGAATCTCGAACGTGTCGATGCGCGCGTCGCGCGCGCCGACGGCCGAGAGGGCGTCCCGCGTCAGTTCCATCGCCTCGCGCTCTCCGGGGTGACCGGCCATCCGGTCGCCGATATCCACCAGCGACTGGAGGTGGTCCCACCCGACGTCGCTCGTGAACGTCTCCGCAATCCACTCTGCCATGCCACCCCGTCCTCCCGACGCACGAATACCCGTTACGGTGTCCCACTCGGCGCGCCGGTTTCTCCCCTCGCCGTCGGGTCGGGGTGCCCGCGACCGGCAGGTTCTTACCTCATTTATCACGTACGTTCCGCCATGACAGATGTTCGAATCGCGGGCGTCGGCCTCACGCCGTTCGGTCGGCAGTCCGACCGGACCGGCCGCGACCTGTTCGCCGAGGCCGCACTGGCGGCCCGCGAGGAGGCCGGCGCGCCCCGGGACGACTTCGAGGCAGTCCACTACGGGAACTTCATGGGCGCACTCGCGGAGCGACAGGGACACCAAGGCCCTCTCGTCGCGGAAGCCGCCGGGTTGGACGCGCCGGCGACGCGCCACGAGTCCGCCTGCGCCTCGTCGGGCGTGGCCGTCCGCGAGGCGGTGCGGGGAATCCGCTCGGGCGACCACGACGTGGTCCTCGCCGGCGGGATGGAGCGCATGACGAACCTCGATACGGCCGCGGTCACAGAGTCGCTGGCCATCGCCGCCGACGAACTGTTCGAGGTGCGCGCGGGGATGACGTTCCCGGGCGCGTACGCCCTGATGGCCCGCGCGTACTTCGAGGAGTTCGGCGGGACGCGCGAGGACTTGGCGCACGTCGCCGCGAAGAACCACGCGAACGCCGTCGAGAACGAGTACGCGCAGTACCGCCGCGAGGTGAGCGTAGCGGAGGCACTCGACAGTCCGCCCGTCGCCGACCCACTCCACCTGATGGACTCCTGTCCCATCACCGACGGCGCGAGCGCGGTGGTCCTCGTCAGCGACGAGTACGCGGAGGAGAAGGGGATAGACGCCCCCGTCGCCGTCTCGGGAACCGGGCAGGGCGGCGACAAGTTCGCCTTGCAGGACCGCAAGTGGCTGAACCGGACGCCCGCCGCGGCGGACGCCGCTGACGAGGCGTACGACGACGCCGAAATCGGGGCGTCTGACGTGGACGTGGCGGAGGTACACGACTGCTTCACCATCGCCGAAGTGCTCGCCCTCGAAGGACTCGGCCTGTACGGCCACGGCGAGGCCATCGGCGCGGCGCGACGCGGCGAGACGACCCGCGACGGTCGCCTCCCGGTGAACCTCTCGGGCGGCCTGAAGGCGAAGGGGCACCCCGTCGGCGCGACGGGGTGCGCGCAGGTGGCCGAGATGACGCGCGTCCTCCGCGGTGACCACCCGAACAGCGACGCGGTGCCCGACGCGTGCGTCGGCGTCACCCACAACGCGGGCGGGACGGTCGCCAGCGCCGTCGTCCACGTGTTGGAGGTGCGCGGATGACGGACTCGAAGTTCGACGAGTGGGTTGCGGCCCTCGCGGAGGGGGAGGGGTTCTACCTCGCCTGTCCCGAAGGGCACGGTTCCTTGCCGCCCCGCCGGACGTGTCCGCACTGCGGCGCGACGGCGTTGACGGCGGAACCACTCCCCGAGGAGGGGAGCGTCGAGACGTACACCGAGGTGCACGTCGCCGGCCCGGAGTTCGACGGACTGACGCCGTACGTCACGGCTATCGCGTCGTTCGGACCGGTCAGACTGACCGGCGCGTTCGGCGGTCTGTCGGACGCGGGCGACCGACCGGACCCGTCGGTGGGGCAGAGCGTGCGCGTCGGGACGGAGGAGAACCCGAACACGGGCGAGTCCGTGGTCGTCCTCCGACCGGTGTGAGAAGTCGGCTCAGGCAGGGACCGTCAGATCCTCGCGGACGGTGCGGACGAAC encodes:
- a CDS encoding DUF7313 family protein, producing MQPLQFAVPLDALEVLEPFITYIILGLVLVNMVTRILAHRKHVNQAEDGDDDEELSRFLPHSVTTVLLVLASFIMLLLEPHGGMVMSVLALGLLLTDFFEYESRRVEARTDKKIEKPKAAVGASVLLLMYAAFQALFFLVADYWNAVV
- a CDS encoding NAD(+)/NADH kinase, whose translation is MSGEDAPAFVVRGDSEASAVAAAVEDAGGVVAAEVAADVPFDAVSLDGDADDADAVLAVGEAALLSALDGETPPVLPVDAGYGRYSLDRSAVGTAVEAVRSGEAWTVRHPTVSVRVDGETAGRALTDVTLMTSEPARISEYSVAERRPSDGPTDAGGRAEVDSFRADGVVAATPLGSAGYARAAGGSVLDADAGLAVVPIAPYATTTDSWVLQSPVTLSVRRDDAAVSLILDDEVARDVPPDVPVEIDADGEIPLLRVPGSAGRTRS
- a CDS encoding M28 family peptidase, which produces MAEWIAETFTSDVGWDHLQSLVDIGDRMAGHPGEREAMELTRDALSAVGARDARIDTFEIQGWSRGDSAVRAGDTEQDCIALPRSPSEEASGELVDLGYGLPEDFEQDLSGKVAMVSSTVPDHYERFIHRREKYYHAVEAGAAAFVFRNHVEGCLPSTGSVGTEESPIGDVPAVGVSKEVGARLARRFEGEAVTVSVDCEAYPAESGNVHAELGPDTEEEVLVTSHLDAHDIAEGALDNGAGTAVVVEVARALAAREDELDTRVRFVCFGAEEVGLVGSAHESERMGEDRERIKAVVNNDGVVEGRTLSFYTHGFDVLENAVEAVSDRFDHPMSTVPQQMPHSDHWPFVQHGVPGYMVASESEGRGRGWGHTFADTLDKLEPRTLREQAILLTELTVDLAAEDAEVPRKDPEDIAAALEAEDHAEGMKITGDWPY
- a CDS encoding thiolase domain-containing protein, producing the protein MTDVRIAGVGLTPFGRQSDRTGRDLFAEAALAAREEAGAPRDDFEAVHYGNFMGALAERQGHQGPLVAEAAGLDAPATRHESACASSGVAVREAVRGIRSGDHDVVLAGGMERMTNLDTAAVTESLAIAADELFEVRAGMTFPGAYALMARAYFEEFGGTREDLAHVAAKNHANAVENEYAQYRREVSVAEALDSPPVADPLHLMDSCPITDGASAVVLVSDEYAEEKGIDAPVAVSGTGQGGDKFALQDRKWLNRTPAAADAADEAYDDAEIGASDVDVAEVHDCFTIAEVLALEGLGLYGHGEAIGAARRGETTRDGRLPVNLSGGLKAKGHPVGATGCAQVAEMTRVLRGDHPNSDAVPDACVGVTHNAGGTVASAVVHVLEVRG
- a CDS encoding Zn-ribbon domain-containing OB-fold protein, which codes for MTDSKFDEWVAALAEGEGFYLACPEGHGSLPPRRTCPHCGATALTAEPLPEEGSVETYTEVHVAGPEFDGLTPYVTAIASFGPVRLTGAFGGLSDAGDRPDPSVGQSVRVGTEENPNTGESVVVLRPV